In Desulforegula conservatrix Mb1Pa, the DNA window AGACAGGCCTTGAAGTAAAAGGGATTACCTCATCTCCCATATTAGGGCCTAAAGGTAATAAGGAGTTTCTGATTTTGTTGGGATATCATTAAAATGTCACATAAAGATGGCAAAGTCTCACGCCACAGCCTGATATACAATCAAATACAGGAAGGAGAGCAGTCTTATTATGAAGGACATGGTGGAAAAGATAAGAAACATCGCGATCGTTGCCCATGGCGGGGCTGGTAAAACCTCACTGGCAGAAGCCATGCTTTTTAATGCCGGAGTAACAAAAAGACTCGGTAGAGTCGACGACGGCAGCTCGACACTTGATTTCATGCCCGAAGAAATTGAACGCAAAGCAAGTCTGACATCCCACTTTTTCCAGATTGACTGGAACAAAAAACGTATCAGCGTAATAGACACACCAGGAGACCAGAATTTCTTCTCCTCTGCAAAAACCTGCATGCCAGCAGCGGACACGGCTCTTATAGTTATTGACGCTGTAGATAAAGTTAACTTGAGAACTGAAAAAGCGGCTGAATTCGCAGCTGAGTATGATCAACCAGTCGTATTTTTTGTCAACAAAATGGACAAAGAACGCGCCGACCTGGAATCTGTACTTGAAAATGCGGCAGAACTGCTCTCCCCTAAGCCCATAAAGACACAGATACCAATCGGAAAAGAAGACGGATTCAAAGGGATAATTGATCTTGTCACAGGACAGGCATTTACCTATGAGGGCGGGAAAAAAACAAAAACAGCCATACCCCAGGATCTTCAGGATCAATTCGAGACCGAGCGGTCAGAACTCATTGAAAACGTTGCTGAAGCAGATGACGCGCTTCTCGAAAAATACCTCGAAGGCGGCGAGCTTGCAGATGATGAAATAAAATCGGCCCTGAAGAAAGGGATAGCTAATAGAGTGTTTGCGCCTGTCCTCTGCGGGTCAGCCACCAAAAACATCGGCATAGATTTACTCTGTGACTTTGCGGCAGACTATATGCCGTCACCATCTGAAAGAGGGCCATGGAAAGCGACCGACGAAAAAGGTGAAGAAATCACCATTAATCCTGATCCAAACGGACCTTTCTCAGCCCTTGTTTTCCATACAATAGTCGACCCTTATGCAGGCCGTCTCTCGATTTTCAGGGTAGTCTCAGGAAACATGGTACCTGACGGCAAGTTCTACAACATGAAGAAAGATTCAAAAGAACGCTTTAACCAGCTTCTTGAAATATCAGGTAAGGAACAGAAGCAGATACAGCAGGCTGTTCCAGGATCAATATGCGCTGTCGCAAAACTTAAAGACACTGCAACCGGCGACACAATCTGCGATGAGGACAAAAAGGTCAAGTTCAAGGCTGCTGCACCTATGAAGCCCATTATTGCCCTTGCAATAGGTCCAAAATCAAAGGGTGATGAAGACAAGCTCTTCTCATCTCTTTCAAAAATTCTTGAGGAAGACGTTTCACTCTCCATAACGAGAAACACTGAAACCAAGCAAATGCTATTGGCTGGTATGGGAACTGTGCATATTGATACTGTCGTTGGCAGGCTCAAGAGCAGATACAATGTTGAAGTTGAAACAAGCACTCCAAAAGTTCCGTACCGTGAAACAATCAAGAAAAAAGTCCGTGTCCAGGGTAAGCACAAGAAACAGTCAGGCGGAC includes these proteins:
- the fusA gene encoding elongation factor G, with translation MKDMVEKIRNIAIVAHGGAGKTSLAEAMLFNAGVTKRLGRVDDGSSTLDFMPEEIERKASLTSHFFQIDWNKKRISVIDTPGDQNFFSSAKTCMPAADTALIVIDAVDKVNLRTEKAAEFAAEYDQPVVFFVNKMDKERADLESVLENAAELLSPKPIKTQIPIGKEDGFKGIIDLVTGQAFTYEGGKKTKTAIPQDLQDQFETERSELIENVAEADDALLEKYLEGGELADDEIKSALKKGIANRVFAPVLCGSATKNIGIDLLCDFAADYMPSPSERGPWKATDEKGEEITINPDPNGPFSALVFHTIVDPYAGRLSIFRVVSGNMVPDGKFYNMKKDSKERFNQLLEISGKEQKQIQQAVPGSICAVAKLKDTATGDTICDEDKKVKFKAAAPMKPIIALAIGPKSKGDEDKLFSSLSKILEEDVSLSITRNTETKQMLLAGMGTVHIDTVVGRLKSRYNVEVETSTPKVPYRETIKKKVRVQGKHKKQSGGHGQYGDCWIVMEPMPKGSGFEFVDAIVGGSIPRQFIPAVEKGVIEASDRGVLAGCKCVDFKVTVDDGSFHAVDSSEMAFKVAGSLAFKKAAQDAGPVLLEPIMEMSIITSDEFMGDIMGDLNSRRGRVLGMDSAGRKQIIKAQVPLSEVLTYANQLQSMTGGRGTYEMKFTHYDEVPGDIAERILPNLRKENNYSGPEA